tgtacagagtcactgtttattcagggtaagggtcactcactgtaactgtacagagtcagtgtttattcagggtaagggtcactcactgtgtaactgtacagagtcactgtttattcagggtaagggtcactcactaactgtacagagtcactgtttattcagggtaagggtcactcactaactgtacagagtcactgtttattcagggtaagggtcactcactaactgtacagagtcgctgtttattcagggtaagggtcacttactgtaactgtacagagtcactgtttattcagggtaagggtcactcacagtgtaactgtacagagtcactgtttattcagggtaagggtcactcactgtaactgtacagagtcactgtttattcagggtaagggtcactcactaactgtacagagtcactgtttattcagggtaagggtcactcactaactgtacagagtcattgtttattcagggtgagggtcactcactaactgtacagagtcgctgtttattcagggtaagggtcacttactgtaactgtacagagtcactgtttattcagggtaagggtcactcacagtgtaactgtacagagtcactgtttattcagggtaagggtcactcactgtaactgtacagagtcactgtttattcagggtaagggtcactcactaactgcacagagtcactgtttattcagggtaagggtcactcactgtaactgtacagagtcactgtttattcagggtaagggtcactcactgtaactgtacagagtcactgtttattcagggtaagggtcactcactaactgtacagagtcactgtttattcagggtaagggtcactcactaactgtacagagtcactgtttattcagggtaagggtcactcactaactgtacagagtcactgtttattcagggtaagggtcactcactgtaactgtacagagtcactgtttattcagggtaagggtcactcactgtaactgtacagagtcactgtttattcagggtaagggtcactcactaactgtacagagtcactgtttattcagggtaagggtcactcactaactgtacagagtcactgtttattcagggtaagggtcactcactaactgtacagagtcactgtttattcagggtaagggtcactcactgtaactgtacagagtcactgtttattcagggtaaggatcactcactaactgtacagagtcactgtttattcagggtaagggtcactcactgtaactgtacagagtcactgtttattcagggtaagggtcactcactgtgtaactgtacagagtcactgtttattcagggtaagggtcactcactaactgtacagagtcactgtttattcagggtaagggtcactcactaactgtacagagtcactgtttattcagggtaagggtcactcactgtgtaactgtacagagtcactgtttattcagggtaagggtcactcactgtaactgtacagagtcactgtttattcagggtaagggtcactcactaactgtacagagtcactgtttattcagggtaagggtcactcactaactgtacagagtcactgtttattcagggtaagggtcactcactgtgtaactgtacagagtcactgtttattcagggtaagggtcactcactaactgtacagagtcactgtttattcagggtaagggtcactcactaactgtacagagtcactgtttattcagggtaagggtcactcactaactgtacagagtcactgtttattcagggtaagggtcactcactgtgtaactgtacagagtcactgtttattcagggtaagggtcactcactaactgtacagagtcactgtttattcagggtaagggtctctcgcttctcggccttttggctaagatcatgcgtaactgacctgacaggggagtaaccaccataaccccaaggtggttctccctggatcaggaaggtatatgcttgcttttttggaaataggaggtgtgtgggggacctgacccatccacctccatggcacgaacctggtattgcagtacttccaggaacggtgcagtggctctaggccttttggctaagagcattggtgcagagtgatccttgatgtgtgcaaggtgacctctggcgtttgtgatctgacaaagaattggaaagattggctacgaaaaattaagaagaaaaaaaaaattaaaaaaaaactgtacagagtcagtgtttattcatggtaagggtcactcactaactgtacagagtcactgtttattcagggtaagggtcactcactaactgtacagagtcactgtttattcagggtaagggtcactcactaactgtacagagtcactgtttattcagggtaagggtcactcactaactgtacagagtcactgtttattcagggtaagggtcactcactgtaactgtacagagtcactgtttattcagggtaagggtcactcactgtgtaactgtacagagtcactgtttattcagggtaagggtctctcactgtaactgtacagagtcactgtttattcagggtaagggtcactcactgtaactgtacagagtcactgtttattcagggtaagggtcactcactaactgtacagagttactgtttattcagagtaagggtcactcactaactgtacagagtcactatttattcagggtaagggtcactcactgtgtaactgtatagagtcactgtttattcagggtaagggtcactcactgtaactgtaccgtGCAGAGAGATACAGTCACTCCAGGAGGGGATCAGAGAGAGCTGTGTGGATCTCGCCTGTGGCTTTGGGACTTCTAACACACATCTACCACCCTTTAATAAGGGAGCGTGTCTATTTATTAATTTGGGTGAGGCATTGCCTCTCCAGCATCTGATTTGGGAAACCAGGAGATTGCAAAGAATTCTCATCAAGTTAATCGTCCCTCTAATTATTTCAGCCTCTATTTGAGCGAGTATTTCTGGACGTGGTCAGCTGGAGTTTTGAATTGGAAGGTCGTCAGGCGATTAGTAATCTTCACATCAACAGTCGGCCAGACAGAAATGTGTAAACCACACGGGGCAAGTGATATCTCTTCACTGTACTCTCAccgtaaacagtgactctgtacagttagtgagtgacccttaccctgaataaacagtgactctgtacagttacagtgagtgacccttaccctgaataaacagtgactctgtacagttacacagtgagtgacccttaccctgaataaacagtgactctgtacagttacagtgagagacccttaccctgaataaacagtgactctgtacagttagtgagtgacccttaccctgaataaacagtgactctgtacagttagtgagtgacccttaccctgaataaacagtgactctgtacagttagtgagtgacccttaccctgaataaacagtgactctgtacagttacacagtgagtgacccttaccctgaataaacactgactctgtacagttacagtgagtgacccttaccctgaataaacagtgactctgtacagttagtgagtgaccttaccctgaataaacagtgactctgtacagttagtgagtgacccttaccctgaataaacagtgactctgtacagttacacagtgagtgacccttaccctgaataaacagtgactctgtacagttagtgagtgacccttaccctgaataaacagtgactctgtacagttagtgagtgacccttaccctgaataaacagtgactctgtacagttacagtgagtgacccttaccctgaataaacagtgactctgtacagttacagtgagtgacccttaccctgaataaacagtgactctgtacagttagtgagtgacccttaccctgaataaacagtgactctgtgagagagtgtgtgtgagtgtgagtgtgagtgagtgtgtgagtctgtgtgtgtgagagtgtgtgtgtgtgtgagagtgtgtgtgtgagtgtgtgtgagagtgtgtgtgtgagtgtgtgtgtgtgtgtgtgtgagtgtgagtgtgtgagagtgtgagtgtgtgagtgtgtgtgagtgtgtgtgtgagtgtgagtgtgtgagagtgtgagtgtgtgagtgtgtgtgtgagtgtgagtgtgtgtgtgtgtgtgagtgtgagtgtgtgagagtgtgagtgtgtgtgtgtgtgtgagtgtgtgagagtgtgagtgagtgtgtgtgtgagtgtgtgtgagagtgtgagtgtgtgagagtgtgagtgtgtgagtgtgtgtgagtgtgagtgtgtgagagtgtgagtgagtgtgtgtgtgagtgtgtgtgtgagtgtgagtgttgttTTGCGTTGTTTATTCGCTGGGGCTCACTTTCCACTCTGCAAATACCTGCAGTGCCTGGTTTCCTGCTCCCCCCGGCTGGTAATTGGCCGGAGTCTGTGGGACTGATGGCTCGGAGCCTGTGTGTGTGGGCACGCAACCAAAGCTGTTCCTTAGAAGGACTGCCGACTgtgcgagctctctctctctctctctctctctctctcttgtgttcCGCTCGCTCCTCCCCCTTCGGAGGAGGAGAGCAAGGGAGAGCGAGGAAAAAGCTTGGGAGAAGTTCCGTTGCGTTGCGGGAGCTCAGACTGGGGCAACGAGCCGGGCAGGAAGGATGTGGCTGCTGTGGTTGGGGACCCTGGGCCTGTCGGCCGGTGTCGGCGCTGAGGATTCCGGCCAGGTCAACGCCGTGTGCAGCACCGAGGCCTGCTACAGCGCCCACCTGCAGCGCCGGTCGTTCAACGACGCCTGGCGCTCGTGCCGCGAGCGGGGTGGCAACCTGGCCAGCATCAAGCGGAGGGCGGAGGCGGAGATGGTGGAGGAGCTGCTGCGGGGCCTGGGAGCCGGTGATGCCGGCGGCCCGCTGAAGCTGTGGCTGGGTCTGCAGCGGCAGCCCCGGCAATGCTCGCCGCACAAGGCGCTGAGGGGCTTCACCTGGATGACGGGCGACCAGGACACCCGCTACACCAACTGGCTGAAGGACGAACAGCCGGGATCCTGCCCGGCCGCCCGCTGCGTGGTGCTGAGCTACGgcggcgcctcctcctcctccgccgccgGCGGCGACTCCGGCAGCGCCGACGACTTCAAGTGGCTGGACGGCTCGTGCCGGCTGGCCGTGGACGGCTACGTCTGCCGCTTCGCCTACCGCGGCATGTGCGGGCGGCTGGAGCTGGGCGCCGGGCGCCGGGCGCTGTACGCCACGCCCTTCGGGGTGGCCAGCGCCCGCCTGCGGCACGTGCCGTTCGGCTCGGTGGCCACCGTGCCCTGCGGCGGCTCCCGGGGCCCCCAGTCGCTGCTGTGCATGGCGGCCGAGGGCGACGCGGTGGGCTGGTCGCGCCAGCCGCCGTACTGCCGGGAGCCGGCGCGCAGGAGCTGGTGCGTCGGCAACGGCGGCTGCCAGCACGCCTGCGTGGACGAGGGCGCCTACTACCACTGCCGCTGCGACGACGGCTACCAGCTGGGGGAGGACGGGCGCTCGTGCGCGCCCGTGGACGCCTGCTCCGGCCGCCCCTGCCAGTTCCTGTGCGCTGAGCGCCCGGACGGCTACCGCTGCAGCTGCCCGGCCGGCTACCGGCTGGCCGAGGACGCCCGCTCCTGCCTGGACATCGACGAGTGCCCGCTGTCGCCCTGCCCCCAGGCCTGCGTCAACACCGAGGGGGCCTACCTCTGCCGCTGCtacgagggctacgggctggaggAGGGCGAGTGCCGGGACCTCGACGAGTGCGAGAGCACGCCCTGCCACCAGCTCTGCGCTAACACCGAGGGCTCGTACCAGTGCTACTGCAAAGTGGGCTTCATGCTGGCCATCCCGGCGGTGGGCagccagggggggggggaggaggaggaggaggaggggggggatccGGGGGAGGGCGAAGCAGGCGACACGTGCCTCGACGTGGACGAGTGCCAGTACCAGGGCACCTGTCAGCAGATGTGCGTCAACTACCTGGGCACCTTCGAGTGCCACTGCGAGGAGGGCTACGCGCTGGACCCCGACGGCTTCTCCTGCAACCCCGAGCCGCCGGGCCTTGGCCGCCGCTTCCCCCGGCCCCCGGCCCCCAGGCGCCCGGCCCCAACGCCCACGGCCCCCGGTGCGGGGCCCGAGAGGGCGAGGTCCTCCGTCGCCACAGTACAGACCTCGGCCAGCAAGGCGGGCAGTATTGGACGTTCGTTGACCAATGAGACCAGCCTTGTAGAACATTCCTGGACCAAGGAGATGGACACCGTTGAACAATCGTTGACCAACAAGGCGGCAAGTATTGACCATTCCGTGACCAATAAGATGGACACTATAGAACATTCCTTGACCAAGGAGATGGGCATCATTGGCCATTCCTTGGCCAATAAGACGGGCGCTAATGAACATTCCTTGACCAATGAGACG
This genomic stretch from Pristiophorus japonicus isolate sPriJap1 chromosome 27, sPriJap1.hap1, whole genome shotgun sequence harbors:
- the LOC139239326 gene encoding complement component C1q receptor-like; its protein translation is MWLLWLGTLGLSAGVGAEDSGQVNAVCSTEACYSAHLQRRSFNDAWRSCRERGGNLASIKRRAEAEMVEELLRGLGAGDAGGPLKLWLGLQRQPRQCSPHKALRGFTWMTGDQDTRYTNWLKDEQPGSCPAARCVVLSYGGASSSSAAGGDSGSADDFKWLDGSCRLAVDGYVCRFAYRGMCGRLELGAGRRALYATPFGVASARLRHVPFGSVATVPCGGSRGPQSLLCMAAEGDAVGWSRQPPYCREPARRSWCVGNGGCQHACVDEGAYYHCRCDDGYQLGEDGRSCAPVDACSGRPCQFLCAERPDGYRCSCPAGYRLAEDARSCLDIDECPLSPCPQACVNTEGAYLCRCYEGYGLEEGECRDLDECESTPCHQLCANTEGSYQCYCKVGFMLAIPAGEAGDTCLDVDECQYQGTCQQMCVNYLGTFECHCEEGYALDPDGFSCNPEPPGLGRRFPRPPAPRRPAPTPTAPGAGPERARSSVATVQTSASKAGSIGRSLTNETSLVEHSWTKEMDTVEQSLTNKAASIDHSVTNKMDTIEHSLTKEMGIIGHSLANKTGANEHSLTNETSPIEHSLTNKTGANEHSFTNKTSPIEHSLTNKMGANEHSFTNETSSIDHSLTNKMGANEHSLTNETSSIDHSLTNKMDTIDHSLTNKMDTMEHSLTNETSPIEHSLTNKEMATLEYPLTSDTGLVGRSPPVTRPWEAGAAIGTREGAATRDPAPDEQIPLWKSRVIPVHQVPPSTTTGADNNATDRTSASSAGAPETWPPFNASSGPDAHREPPQRRDDRWLLMALLVPTCVFAVVMLALGIVYCTRCACGQSGNAGNCYRWINGSTKSAVPEAPAANMNTTV